From the Eleutherodactylus coqui strain aEleCoq1 chromosome 7, aEleCoq1.hap1, whole genome shotgun sequence genome, one window contains:
- the RPL9 gene encoding large ribosomal subunit protein uL6, which translates to MKTILSNQTVDIPAKVEISLRGRTVTVKGPRGTLRKNFNHINVELCLLGRKKRRLRVDKWWGNRKELATVRTICSHVQNMIKGVTLGFRYKMRSVYAHFPINVVIQEAGSLVEIRNFLGEKYIRRVRMRTGVSCSLSQAQKDELILEGNDIELVSNSAALIQQATTVKNKDIRKFLDGIYVSEKGTVQQLEE; encoded by the exons ATGAAGACCATTCTCAGCAACCAGACTGTTGACATCCCCGCCAAGG TTGAGATTTCCTTGAGGGGCCGCACAGTTACTGTGAAGGGGCCCAGAGGAACCCTGCGGAAAAACTTCAACCACATCAATGTGGAATTGTGCTTGCTgggcaggaagaagaggagg CTCCGTGTTGACAAATGGTGGGGTAACAGGAAGGAGCTGGCCACGGTGCGCACAATCTGCAGCCATGTGCAGAACATGATCAAGGGGGTCACACTG GGCTTTCGTTACAAGATGAGATCTGTGTACGCTCACTTTCCCATCAACGTAGTTATCCAGGAAGCTGGGTCACTCGTGGAGATCAGAAACTTCTTGGGCGAGAAGTATATCCGCAGGGTGCGTATGAGAACAG GCGTTAGCTGTTCGCTGTCCCAAGCCCAGAAGGATGAACTGATTCTTGAAGGCAATGACATTGAGCTTGTGTCAAACTCTG CTGCCCTGATCCAGCAAGCCACCACAGTGAAGAACAAGGATATCAGAAAATTCTTGGATGGTATCTACGTCTCCGAGAAGGGAACAGTTCAGCAGCTTGAGGAATAA